From Streptomyces sp. NBC_00370, a single genomic window includes:
- the rsgA gene encoding ribosome small subunit-dependent GTPase A, with product MYGWDADWETEFVPYAERGLLPGRVVRVDRGLCDVVTAEGLVRADTEFVVPRDPMKVVCTGDWVAVDPEGDDPRFVRTLLPRRTAFVRSTSSKRSEGQILAANIDHTVVAVSLAVELDLGRVERFLALAWESGATPLLVLTKADLVDDPAVLAHTVQDVETTAPGVQVLVVSSETGEGVDVLSAVLAGGTAVLLGVSGAGKSTLANALVGEDVMGVEAIRDVDGKGRHTTTTRNLLVLPGGGVLIDTPGLRGVGLWDAETGVGQVFAEIEELAEQCRFHDCGHAAEPGCAVLAAVEDGTLQDRRLESYRKLIRENQYIVAKTDARARAELRRVWKMRGAEGKAAMEAKRGGRIR from the coding sequence GTGTACGGCTGGGACGCGGACTGGGAGACCGAGTTCGTTCCCTACGCGGAGCGGGGTCTGCTGCCCGGTCGTGTCGTACGGGTCGACCGCGGGCTGTGTGATGTCGTCACCGCCGAAGGGCTCGTACGCGCCGACACCGAGTTCGTCGTACCCCGTGATCCGATGAAGGTCGTGTGCACCGGGGACTGGGTCGCCGTCGACCCCGAAGGTGACGACCCGCGGTTTGTGAGGACCTTGCTGCCTCGCCGCACCGCCTTCGTACGCTCGACCTCGTCGAAGCGTTCCGAGGGGCAGATCCTCGCCGCCAACATCGACCACACGGTCGTAGCCGTCTCCCTCGCGGTCGAACTCGACCTCGGCCGGGTCGAACGCTTCCTCGCGCTGGCCTGGGAGAGCGGTGCGACGCCGCTGCTCGTCCTCACCAAGGCCGACCTGGTCGACGACCCCGCCGTGCTCGCCCATACCGTCCAGGACGTCGAGACCACGGCGCCCGGTGTGCAGGTGCTGGTCGTCAGCTCCGAGACGGGCGAGGGCGTCGACGTACTCTCCGCCGTGCTCGCCGGTGGCACCGCTGTGCTGCTGGGTGTGTCGGGCGCGGGGAAGTCGACCCTCGCCAACGCGCTCGTCGGCGAGGACGTGATGGGGGTGGAGGCCATCCGCGACGTCGACGGCAAGGGCCGGCACACCACCACGACCCGCAACCTGCTCGTCCTGCCCGGCGGCGGGGTGCTCATCGACACCCCTGGCCTGCGTGGCGTCGGGCTGTGGGACGCCGAGACCGGCGTCGGACAGGTCTTCGCCGAGATCGAGGAACTGGCCGAGCAGTGCCGCTTCCACGACTGCGGCCATGCCGCCGAACCGGGCTGCGCCGTACTCGCCGCCGTCGAGGACGGCACTCTGCAGGACCGGCGGCTGGAGAGCTACCGCAAACTCATCCGGGAGAACCAGTACATCGTCGCCAAGACGGACGCCCGGGCCCGCGCCGAACTCCGGCGCGTCTGGAAGATGAGGGGAGCAGAGGGCAAGGCCGCCATGGAGGCCAAGCGCGGCGGCCGGATCCGGTGA
- a CDS encoding DNA-3-methyladenine glycosylase 2 family protein, with translation MTDEETRYEAVTSRDARFDGVFFFAVETTGIYCRPSCPAVTPKRKNVRFFRTAAAAQGHGFRACRRCRPDAVPGSAEWNVRADVVGRAMRMIGDGVVDREGVPGLAGRLGYSTRQVQRQLNAELGAGPVALARAQRAHTARVLLQTTALPITDIAFGAGFASVRQFNDTVRQIYARTPSELRTESGTRLGTSRAPALAGVPLRLAFRGPYGARDVFDLFAREAIPGIEEITGTPGRRTYRRTLRLPHGPGVVSVDERTFGGGATAPGRGLARGHVPGPVQALGQTQTQTHAQGLGQAPAGRSGWLEARIQLGDLRDLTTAVQRLRRLLDLDADPYAVDERLGADPRLAPLVAARPGLRSPGAAEPEEYALRALLGQEAAVRLVETYGEDIPEPCGGLTRLFPAPLALRDHPAAGPLAAALADGAVRLDPGADRDEAEKALLSVGGITPRTAALIRMRALGDPDIWPPSAGEPAAEEETEAWRPWRSYAARHLREAPVL, from the coding sequence ATGACGGACGAGGAGACCCGGTACGAAGCGGTGACCAGCCGCGATGCCCGATTCGACGGAGTGTTCTTCTTCGCCGTCGAGACGACGGGCATCTACTGCCGCCCCAGCTGCCCCGCCGTGACGCCGAAGCGGAAGAACGTACGGTTCTTCCGCACCGCCGCCGCGGCCCAGGGGCACGGCTTCCGCGCCTGCCGCCGGTGCAGGCCGGACGCCGTGCCCGGGTCCGCCGAGTGGAACGTACGCGCCGACGTCGTCGGCCGTGCCATGCGCATGATCGGCGACGGCGTCGTGGACCGCGAAGGCGTACCGGGTCTCGCGGGGCGGCTCGGCTACAGCACCCGTCAGGTGCAACGCCAGCTCAACGCCGAACTCGGCGCCGGTCCCGTCGCGCTCGCCCGCGCCCAACGCGCGCACACCGCAAGGGTGTTGCTCCAGACCACCGCACTGCCCATCACCGACATCGCGTTCGGCGCGGGTTTCGCCAGCGTCCGGCAGTTCAACGACACGGTCCGGCAGATCTACGCCCGCACCCCCAGCGAACTGCGCACCGAGAGCGGCACCCGGCTCGGCACCTCCCGCGCGCCCGCACTCGCCGGGGTGCCGCTCCGGCTGGCGTTCCGGGGCCCGTACGGCGCACGCGACGTCTTCGACCTGTTCGCCCGTGAGGCGATCCCCGGCATCGAGGAGATCACCGGCACCCCGGGCCGCCGCACCTACCGGCGCACCCTGCGACTGCCGCACGGTCCCGGCGTCGTCTCCGTGGACGAGCGGACCTTCGGCGGCGGTGCCACGGCACCGGGCAGGGGCCTGGCGCGCGGCCACGTTCCGGGGCCCGTGCAGGCGCTGGGGCAGACGCAGACGCAGACGCATGCGCAGGGGCTCGGGCAGGCTCCGGCCGGCCGCAGCGGATGGCTGGAGGCCCGGATCCAGCTCGGCGATCTGCGCGACCTCACCACCGCCGTACAGCGGCTGCGCCGGCTCCTCGACCTCGACGCCGACCCGTACGCCGTCGACGAACGACTCGGCGCCGACCCCAGGCTCGCGCCGCTCGTCGCCGCCCGCCCGGGGCTGCGCTCGCCGGGCGCGGCGGAGCCCGAGGAGTACGCGCTGCGCGCCCTGCTCGGTCAGGAGGCGGCGGTGCGCCTGGTCGAGACGTACGGGGAGGACATCCCCGAGCCGTGCGGCGGGCTGACCCGGCTGTTCCCCGCGCCGCTGGCCCTGCGCGACCACCCGGCGGCGGGACCGCTCGCCGCCGCGCTCGCCGACGGCGCCGTACGCCTCGATCCCGGTGCCGACCGCGACGAGGCGGAGAAGGCGCTGCTGTCGGTCGGGGGAATCACGCCGCGTACCGCCGCACTGATCCGGATGCGGGCGCTCGGTGACCCGGACATCTGGCCGCCGTCGGCCGGCGAGCCGGCCGCGGAGGAGGAGACCGAGGCGTGGCGCCCCTGGCGCTCCTACGCGGCCCGCCATCTGCGCGAGGCGCCGGTTCTCTGA
- a CDS encoding PPOX class F420-dependent oxidoreductase produces MTAFSEAESAYLKSQRLGRLATVDPKGQPQANPVGFFPQEDGTILVGGYSLGTTKKWRNLQSNPRVALVVDDIVSLRPWTVRGVDIRGEAELLTGPHDLGPHFSEELIRIHPRKIHSWGLD; encoded by the coding sequence ATGACCGCATTCAGCGAGGCCGAGAGCGCCTATCTCAAGTCCCAGCGGCTGGGACGGCTGGCCACCGTCGACCCCAAGGGTCAGCCGCAGGCCAATCCGGTCGGCTTCTTCCCGCAGGAGGACGGCACGATCCTGGTCGGGGGATATTCGCTCGGCACCACGAAGAAATGGCGCAACCTCCAGTCGAACCCCCGGGTCGCGCTCGTCGTCGACGACATCGTGAGTCTGCGTCCGTGGACGGTGCGCGGGGTCGACATCCGGGGCGAGGCGGAGCTGTTGACGGGGCCGCACGATCTCGGCCCGCACTTCAGCGAGGAGTTGATCCGGATCCACCCGCGCAAGATCCACAGCTGGGGTCTTGACTGA
- a CDS encoding DUF456 domain-containing protein yields MDVWQLVLVGLVMLLGLIGVLVPGVPGQAIVWAAVLWWAFSDKTALAWAVLVGATVLLLVNLALRPVLPSRRTGRTGAPRRVLVMGGAIGIVGFFVVPVVGAVIGFVGGVYGAERVRLGSRRNAWGSTRTVMRSAGYSLLVELFSCLLVVGAWLGVQIWG; encoded by the coding sequence ATGGACGTGTGGCAGCTGGTGCTGGTCGGACTGGTCATGCTGCTCGGTCTGATCGGTGTCCTCGTCCCCGGCGTGCCCGGCCAGGCGATCGTCTGGGCGGCCGTGCTGTGGTGGGCGTTCTCGGACAAGACGGCGCTCGCCTGGGCCGTACTGGTGGGGGCCACGGTGCTGCTGCTGGTCAATCTGGCGCTGAGACCCGTCCTGCCGTCGCGGCGGACCGGCAGGACGGGTGCGCCACGGCGGGTGCTGGTGATGGGCGGGGCGATCGGCATCGTCGGGTTCTTCGTGGTGCCGGTGGTGGGCGCGGTGATCGGCTTCGTCGGGGGTGTCTACGGCGCCGAACGGGTACGGCTCGGCAGCCGCAGGAACGCCTGGGGGTCGACCCGGACGGTCATGCGCAGCGCGGGCTACTCGCTGCTGGTGGAGCTGTTCTCGTGCCTGCTGGTGGTCGGCGCCTGGCTGGGCGTACAGATCTGGGGCTGA
- a CDS encoding helix-turn-helix domain-containing protein, translating into MLGAIGLDERQESTYRALVAIGAADVADLAHRLALPEPETERALRKLERHGLAAQSSSRTGRWVAAPPGVALGALLTQQRHELERAELAAALLAEEYRAEATEPAVHDLVEMVTGAAAVSHRFLQLQLGAGQEVCALVTGRPVAVTGGDNEAEAQATDRGVTYRVVIERDVLSEPAGIGELVAALGRDEQVRVAERLPTKLVIADRALAMVPLTGPSAEPAALVIHASGLLESLLSLFEAVWRESRPLRLDGRGAAAEGELPGPDGTDLEILSLLLAGMTDASVAKQLDLGLRTVQRRVKGLMELSGVTTRLQLGWHAYERGWVARELRK; encoded by the coding sequence GTGCTGGGAGCAATAGGTCTCGACGAGAGACAAGAGTCCACTTACCGCGCGCTCGTGGCGATCGGCGCCGCCGATGTCGCCGATCTCGCGCACCGGCTCGCGCTCCCCGAACCGGAAACGGAACGGGCGCTGCGCAAGCTGGAACGGCACGGGCTCGCGGCGCAGTCGTCGTCCCGTACCGGCCGCTGGGTCGCCGCGCCGCCGGGCGTCGCGCTGGGCGCGCTGCTGACCCAGCAGCGGCACGAGCTGGAGCGGGCCGAGCTGGCGGCGGCGCTGCTCGCCGAGGAGTACCGCGCCGAGGCCACCGAACCGGCCGTGCACGACCTGGTCGAGATGGTGACCGGGGCGGCTGCCGTCTCGCACCGCTTCCTCCAGTTGCAGCTGGGGGCGGGCCAGGAGGTCTGCGCCCTGGTCACCGGGCGTCCGGTCGCGGTGACGGGCGGGGACAACGAGGCCGAGGCGCAGGCCACGGACAGGGGCGTCACCTACCGGGTGGTCATCGAACGCGACGTACTGTCGGAGCCCGCCGGCATCGGGGAGCTGGTCGCGGCGCTCGGCAGGGACGAACAGGTCAGGGTGGCCGAGCGGCTGCCCACGAAGCTGGTGATAGCCGACCGGGCGCTGGCGATGGTGCCGCTGACCGGCCCGAGCGCCGAGCCCGCTGCGCTGGTCATCCATGCCAGCGGGCTGCTGGAGTCGCTGCTCAGCCTGTTCGAGGCGGTGTGGCGGGAGTCCCGCCCGCTGCGGCTGGACGGCCGGGGCGCTGCGGCGGAGGGCGAGCTGCCCGGCCCGGACGGCACCGATCTGGAGATCCTGTCGCTGCTGCTCGCCGGGATGACCGACGCCAGTGTCGCCAAACAGCTCGATCTCGGCCTGCGCACGGTGCAGCGGCGGGTGAAGGGGCTGATGGAGCTGAGCGGGGTGACGACCCGGCTGCAGCTGGGCTGGCACGCGTACGAGCGCGGCTGGGTGGCTCGCGAACTGCGGAAATGA
- a CDS encoding protein phosphatase 2C domain-containing protein yields MSQQGERSTTDDWWNRLYDETTPDTGPTATTDDTLDDRFDSAADTVAAADPPALSDATGGPAAVPDAAPEPAGAPPPEAVDPPRAVDPPRTEKPPRPARPPAARRQPDVRHQPDVGRQPDVRRPSAAGPPTETGPAAPSGPRPRRPRAWWEPPPPPTPAPPVSPPAAPAAKPAVPPPSPPAPPAATPVPAPARVPTPAPAPARPPASAPPRQRAPWEPPVAYDPSDARPLPARAATPPAVPLKPPLTPPATPPPPPVPPRAEYADEYAERQPEQQPAKQPQKPSTQPERLAESPVENTAIGDRGLVRPGVAHVGDRPPTYDPEPTALAPADYDDLGALVADTVLDGARYGTYTLRAASVRGDSARYRGEPRRDALLTARFGSGAGALVLVAVASGARATEGAHRAAADACHWIGGAVGRSHSRLSDDIRSGRRGDLKSGLHRLTDRSFGKLRSRAAELGVEPQEYTAGLRCLLLSADPECRTRVFFGVGPGGLFRLRDGVWQDLEPPAPDPGAVTGEAVVGFGAQPAETPDGDRLTMDLGITTAPAPRVDEPAPAPAEPFRFRASVARPGDTLLLCGPGLSEPLRGGPELAGALAERWAGAEPPGLVEFLADTQLRVKGYADDRTAVAVWEA; encoded by the coding sequence ATGAGTCAACAGGGGGAGAGGTCGACCACCGACGACTGGTGGAACCGGTTGTACGACGAGACCACTCCGGACACCGGCCCTACGGCAACGACGGACGACACACTCGACGACCGCTTCGATTCGGCGGCGGACACCGTGGCAGCGGCGGACCCGCCCGCCCTGTCGGACGCGACCGGGGGCCCGGCAGCGGTTCCCGACGCGGCGCCTGAACCGGCCGGCGCACCGCCGCCGGAGGCCGTGGACCCGCCGCGTGCCGTCGATCCGCCGCGCACCGAAAAGCCGCCGCGTCCTGCCCGGCCGCCGGCCGCCCGTCGACAGCCGGACGTCCGCCACCAGCCGGATGTCGGCCGTCAGCCGGATGTCCGCCGCCCGTCGGCCGCAGGACCACCGACCGAGACCGGCCCGGCCGCCCCGTCGGGGCCGCGGCCCCGGCGTCCGCGCGCCTGGTGGGAACCGCCGCCACCGCCGACCCCCGCGCCGCCGGTCTCACCGCCCGCGGCGCCCGCGGCGAAGCCGGCCGTCCCGCCGCCGTCACCCCCGGCGCCGCCCGCAGCCACTCCCGTACCGGCACCCGCTCGCGTACCGACCCCGGCACCCGCGCCGGCGCGGCCACCCGCGTCCGCGCCTCCCCGGCAGCGGGCGCCGTGGGAGCCGCCCGTCGCGTACGACCCGTCCGACGCGCGGCCACTGCCGGCCCGCGCCGCCACCCCGCCGGCGGTTCCGCTTAAGCCTCCGCTTACGCCTCCGGCCACGCCTCCTCCGCCGCCGGTCCCGCCGCGAGCCGAGTACGCGGACGAGTACGCCGAGAGGCAGCCCGAGCAGCAGCCCGCGAAGCAGCCCCAGAAGCCGTCCACGCAACCGGAGAGACTGGCGGAGAGCCCCGTGGAGAACACCGCCATCGGCGACAGAGGTCTCGTACGGCCCGGCGTCGCGCACGTCGGCGACCGGCCGCCCACGTACGACCCCGAGCCCACCGCCCTCGCCCCCGCCGACTACGACGACCTCGGCGCGCTCGTCGCCGACACCGTCCTCGACGGCGCCCGGTACGGCACGTACACCCTGCGCGCCGCTTCCGTGCGCGGCGACTCCGCGCGCTACCGCGGCGAGCCGCGCAGGGACGCGCTGCTGACGGCGCGCTTCGGGAGCGGCGCCGGTGCGCTGGTGCTGGTGGCCGTCGCCAGCGGCGCCCGCGCGACCGAAGGGGCGCATCGCGCGGCGGCCGACGCGTGTCACTGGATCGGCGGCGCCGTCGGGCGCAGCCACAGCCGGCTCTCCGACGACATACGGAGCGGCCGCAGGGGCGATCTCAAGTCCGGTCTGCACCGGCTCACCGACCGCAGCTTCGGCAAGCTCCGCTCACGCGCCGCCGAACTGGGCGTCGAACCGCAGGAGTACACCGCGGGGCTGCGCTGCCTGCTCCTCTCCGCCGATCCCGAGTGCAGGACCCGCGTCTTCTTCGGCGTGGGCCCCGGCGGTCTCTTCCGGCTCAGGGACGGTGTCTGGCAGGACCTGGAGCCGCCGGCCCCGGACCCGGGAGCGGTGACGGGCGAGGCCGTCGTCGGTTTCGGGGCGCAGCCAGCCGAGACCCCCGACGGGGACCGGCTGACCATGGACCTCGGGATCACGACGGCCCCCGCGCCGCGTGTCGACGAGCCGGCCCCGGCCCCGGCCGAGCCGTTCCGGTTCCGTGCGTCCGTCGCCCGGCCGGGCGACACGCTCCTGCTGTGCGGCCCGGGTCTGTCCGAGCCGCTGCGCGGCGGCCCGGAGCTGGCCGGTGCCCTGGCCGAGCGCTGGGCCGGGGCCGAGCCGCCCGGTCTCGTGGAGTTCCTGGCCGACACCCAGCTGCGGGTGAAGGGCTACGCCGACGACCGCACGGCCGTCGCCGTCTGGGAGGCGTAA
- a CDS encoding pyruvate dehydrogenase: MAKQNVAEQFVDILVKAGVQRLYGVVGDSLNPVVDAIRRTPGLDWVQVRHEETAAFAAGAEAQISGKLAACAGSCGPGNLHLINGLYDAHRSMAPVLALASHIPSSEIGLSYFQETHPDQLFRECSHYSEMISNPKQMPRVLQTAIQHAVGQSGVSVVTLPGDIASAPAPERASEQALVTSRPSVRPGDAEIEKLARMIDEADRVTLFCGSGTAGAHAEVMEFAERIKSPVGHALRGKEWIQYDNPFDVGMSGLLGYGAAYEATHECDLLILLGTDFPYNAFLPDDVKIAQVDIRPEHLGRRSKLDLAVWGDVRETLLGLTPRVRAKTDRRFLDKMLKKHAEALEGVVKAYTRRVEKHTPIHPEYVAAVLDDLADDDAVFTVDTGMCNVWAARYLTPNGRRRVIGSFSHGSMANALPQAIGAQFIDRDRQVVSMSGDGGFSMLMGDFLTLVQHDLPVKVVLFNNSALGMVELEMMVAGLPAYGTTNHNPDFAAIARAAGAYGVRVEKPKQLEGALKDAFKHKGPALVDVVTDPNALSIPPKISADMVTGFALSASKIVLDGGVGRMVQMARSNLRNVPRP, encoded by the coding sequence ATGGCCAAGCAGAACGTGGCGGAGCAGTTCGTCGACATCCTCGTCAAAGCGGGTGTCCAACGGCTGTACGGCGTCGTCGGCGACAGCCTCAACCCTGTCGTCGACGCCATCCGCCGCACCCCGGGCCTCGACTGGGTGCAGGTGCGGCACGAGGAGACCGCGGCCTTCGCGGCCGGCGCCGAGGCGCAGATCAGCGGCAAGCTCGCCGCCTGCGCCGGCTCCTGCGGGCCCGGCAACCTGCATCTCATCAACGGCCTGTACGACGCGCACCGCTCGATGGCCCCGGTCCTCGCCCTCGCCTCGCACATCCCGTCCAGCGAGATCGGGCTGAGCTACTTCCAGGAGACCCATCCGGACCAGCTGTTCCGGGAGTGCTCCCACTACAGCGAGATGATCTCCAACCCGAAGCAGATGCCACGGGTGCTCCAGACGGCGATCCAGCACGCTGTCGGCCAGAGCGGTGTGAGTGTGGTGACGCTGCCCGGCGACATCGCTTCGGCGCCCGCGCCCGAACGCGCCTCGGAGCAGGCGCTGGTCACCTCGCGTCCCTCCGTACGGCCGGGCGACGCCGAGATCGAGAAGCTGGCGCGGATGATCGACGAGGCCGACCGGGTCACCCTGTTCTGCGGCAGCGGCACTGCGGGCGCGCACGCCGAGGTGATGGAGTTCGCCGAACGGATCAAGTCCCCGGTCGGGCACGCGCTGCGCGGCAAGGAGTGGATCCAGTACGACAACCCGTTCGACGTCGGCATGAGCGGTCTGCTGGGTTACGGCGCGGCGTACGAGGCGACGCACGAGTGCGATCTGCTGATCCTGCTCGGTACGGACTTCCCGTACAACGCCTTCCTCCCGGACGATGTCAAGATCGCCCAGGTGGACATCAGGCCGGAGCACCTGGGCCGCCGCTCCAAGCTGGATCTCGCGGTGTGGGGCGATGTGCGCGAGACGCTGCTGGGGCTCACCCCCCGGGTGCGGGCCAAGACCGACCGCCGGTTCCTCGACAAGATGCTGAAGAAGCACGCCGAGGCGCTGGAGGGTGTGGTCAAGGCGTACACCCGCAGGGTCGAGAAGCACACACCGATCCACCCGGAGTACGTCGCGGCCGTCCTGGACGATCTCGCCGACGACGACGCCGTGTTCACCGTCGACACCGGCATGTGCAACGTGTGGGCGGCGCGTTACCTCACCCCGAACGGACGGCGCCGGGTCATCGGTTCGTTCAGCCACGGCTCGATGGCCAACGCGCTGCCGCAGGCGATCGGCGCGCAGTTCATCGACCGGGACCGGCAGGTCGTCTCGATGTCGGGCGACGGCGGATTCTCCATGCTGATGGGCGACTTCCTGACGCTGGTCCAGCACGACCTGCCGGTGAAGGTCGTCCTGTTCAACAACTCGGCGCTGGGGATGGTCGAGTTGGAGATGATGGTCGCGGGGCTGCCCGCCTACGGGACCACCAACCACAACCCGGACTTCGCCGCCATCGCGCGCGCGGCGGGGGCGTACGGGGTGCGGGTCGAGAAGCCGAAGCAGCTGGAGGGCGCGCTCAAGGACGCCTTCAAGCACAAGGGTCCCGCGCTGGTCGACGTGGTGACCGACCCGAACGCGCTGTCCATCCCGCCGAAGATCAGCGCGGACATGGTCACCGGCTTCGCGCTCTCCGCCAGCAAGATCGTGCTGGACGGGGGAGTCGGCCGCATGGTGCAGATGGCCCGCTCCAACCTGCGCAACGTGCCACGCCCTTGA
- a CDS encoding DUF2637 domain-containing protein, which yields MRLTDISLDWLLPGGVLLVGILAAVAVLARGKRASVKAAAGSEDSWERQEERRRRKEAIYGTASYALLFCCAAVAAALSFHGLVGFGQENLNLTDGWEYLVPFGLDGAAMFCSVLAVREASHGDAALGSRLLVWLFAGAAAWFNWVHAPRGFGHAGAPQFFAGMSLSSAVLFDRALKQTRRAALREQGLVPRPLPQIRIVRWLRAPRETFGAWSLMLLEGVRTLDEAVEEVREDKRQQEQTRHRRREQGKLDRAQIRALNRQHRSWPRGRGGRQVPALTASGSAPAAVGSSEPALSEPEPLPQREPDPQRSWPSLQAVKGAETPRTVDLTAEDDTQALPRLDSLERKLKDLEQQFG from the coding sequence ATGCGTCTGACCGACATATCGCTCGACTGGCTGCTTCCCGGCGGCGTGCTGCTCGTCGGAATCCTGGCGGCGGTGGCAGTGCTCGCGCGCGGCAAGCGCGCGAGTGTCAAGGCTGCGGCCGGCTCCGAGGACTCCTGGGAACGCCAGGAAGAACGCCGCAGACGGAAGGAAGCGATCTACGGCACGGCCTCCTACGCACTGCTCTTCTGCTGTGCAGCGGTGGCCGCCGCGCTCTCCTTCCACGGCCTGGTCGGCTTCGGCCAGGAAAACCTCAACCTCACCGACGGATGGGAGTACTTGGTTCCGTTCGGCCTCGACGGCGCGGCGATGTTCTGCTCCGTGCTCGCCGTGCGCGAGGCCAGCCACGGTGACGCCGCTCTCGGCTCGCGGCTGCTCGTGTGGCTGTTCGCCGGCGCTGCCGCCTGGTTCAACTGGGTGCACGCGCCTCGGGGGTTCGGCCACGCCGGCGCGCCCCAGTTCTTCGCGGGGATGTCTCTCTCGTCAGCGGTGCTGTTCGACCGTGCGCTGAAGCAGACCCGCAGGGCCGCGCTGCGCGAACAGGGCCTGGTGCCGCGCCCGTTGCCGCAGATCCGGATCGTACGGTGGCTGCGTGCGCCCCGCGAGACCTTCGGCGCCTGGTCGCTGATGCTGCTCGAAGGCGTCCGTACGCTGGACGAGGCGGTCGAAGAAGTCCGCGAGGACAAGCGTCAGCAGGAGCAGACCAGGCACCGCAGGCGCGAACAGGGGAAGCTGGACCGGGCGCAGATAAGGGCGCTCAACCGGCAGCACCGCTCCTGGCCGCGTGGTCGCGGTGGCCGTCAGGTCCCCGCACTGACCGCATCAGGTTCGGCTCCCGCAGCCGTCGGCTCATCGGAGCCTGCGCTATCGGAGCCCGAACCCCTCCCCCAGCGGGAACCGGATCCGCAGCGCTCGTGGCCGTCCCTTCAGGCGGTCAAAGGCGCTGAGACTCCACGTACCGTGGACCTCACGGCGGAGGACGACACCCAGGCACTGCCGAGGCTCGACTCCCTTGAGCGCAAGCTCAAGGACCTTGAGCAGCAGTTCGGCTGA
- a CDS encoding (2Fe-2S)-binding protein translates to MSLSTLLPSLSTSPVSAAYTRLTEVFPGMRVDEIAEREPLPTGAGWLGAADLAAGGPVLDEFLAWDAAQVVRDYGQEARPDVVATFGLHRYAWPACLLITVPWFLQRRVPRLPVGAVAFHRTQGRMAVRTGEFACLPDDPAAGLPGARVVPDEEALRAEVRAAVAEHLGPLLDVFAPRMRRGPRALWGMATDEIVEGLWYVGSLVDDEPRAMAELELLLPGGVRPYVGTPGFRELTGGSGEPLPTRDRASCCLYYTLRPDDTCVTCPRTCDADRVAKLAAAEAVTEAVTEAAAQASAQV, encoded by the coding sequence ATGAGCCTGTCCACCCTGCTGCCCAGCTTGTCCACCTCGCCCGTCAGCGCCGCCTACACGCGGCTGACCGAGGTGTTCCCAGGGATGCGGGTGGACGAGATCGCCGAACGTGAACCGCTGCCGACCGGCGCCGGCTGGCTGGGCGCCGCCGACCTCGCGGCCGGCGGTCCCGTCCTGGACGAGTTCCTGGCGTGGGACGCGGCCCAGGTGGTGCGGGACTACGGCCAGGAGGCCCGGCCCGACGTGGTCGCCACCTTCGGTCTGCACCGCTACGCGTGGCCCGCCTGCCTGCTGATCACCGTGCCGTGGTTCCTCCAGCGGCGGGTGCCACGGCTGCCGGTCGGGGCCGTCGCCTTCCACCGGACGCAGGGCCGGATGGCGGTCAGGACCGGGGAATTCGCCTGCCTGCCCGACGACCCGGCCGCGGGGCTGCCCGGCGCCCGTGTCGTACCGGACGAGGAGGCGCTGCGCGCCGAGGTACGGGCCGCGGTCGCCGAGCATCTCGGTCCGCTTCTCGATGTCTTCGCACCCCGGATGCGCCGTGGCCCGAGGGCGCTGTGGGGCATGGCGACCGACGAGATCGTCGAAGGGCTCTGGTACGTCGGCTCGCTCGTGGACGACGAGCCGCGCGCGATGGCCGAGCTCGAACTGCTGCTGCCGGGCGGCGTACGGCCGTACGTGGGCACCCCCGGTTTCCGGGAGCTGACCGGCGGGTCGGGCGAACCACTGCCGACGCGCGACCGGGCGAGCTGCTGCCTCTACTACACACTGCGGCCGGACGACACGTGTGTCACCTGCCCGCGTACGTGTGACGCGGACCGGGTGGCGAAGCTCGCCGCCGCCGAAGCCGTCACCGAAGCCGTCACCGAGGCCGCCGCGCAGGCCTCCGCGCAGGTCTGA